The nucleotide sequence TTTCTGGCAACACTTAGAGTCATGGATGTAAAAACATGTAATAAAAACCCGGCGAGAGAAACAAGCTATCTGGTGCCTCTGTAGGAGGAGGACTCCCAAGGACTGAAGACAGCAACTCAATTAAGACTCGCTGAAGTTCTGGGAAGAGTGTTGTTTTAACATTCTGCTAACTCAAGGAGATGAACTGTTTTGGGTTTTAAcggaaaaataattgaaataaaagagaagggtAGAGTGGCTGAAATAAAGAAGGTAGTTCCTAAAGTGTTTATGCAAAAGGGTGCATgagcctatctttttttttttttttaagattttatttatttgacagagagacacagcgagagagggaacacaagcagggggagtgggagagggagaggcaggcttcccgcggagcagggagcccggtgcggggctcgatcccaggaccctgggaccatgacctgagccgaaggcagacgcttaacgactgagccacccaggcgccccatgcacgAGCCTATCTTAAGGCTCACCATCGGAGTAGGaacacaaaagaatattttttaaaaaataattagaggggcacctgggtggctcagtcggttaagcgtctgactcttgatctcagctcaggtcttgatctcagggtcgtgagtttaagccccacgttgggctctatgCTTGGAGtggcgcctacttaaaaaaaaaaaaaaaaaaaatcagatctccTGCCTAAGTCgaccctccttcccccaaaaaGAGCCAGACCTGGTCAACTGATTTAATCACCCACTTCCCCATCCCTGACTTGCTTGGAAtttctttaaggttttaaaaGGAACAGAGTGCGTTTGGATTTTTTTACACTGCCAGGCTGTTGGAGAGGGTACACATGGACATCGAGCGTCCCGGGGAGAAGCACAGGGCTCATAAGACTGGTGAACTGGATCAGAACTTTTAAGCTTACTATCTCACTTTTCAGAACAAAAAAGCTTTAAAGTGAAACTTTTAGAACTGTGGTGTACTGATATGCATGGATTATATTCCCAGAAAGAAAGCCTAAGTCTGAATCTCCTAAACCTAGTGGCTGTGCGGTAGTGACCCCCATTGCTGGGAGACTTTCGAGTGTCCCCTCACCTGGCATGGTGCCTCCACAGTGAGCAGTCTTCTGGCCTCCGCTGGAGCAGAACGTGCAGCCCTGAAACACGCCCGGGTGTGGCCGATGCCTCTTCCTCACGGTCACGGTGAATGGCGAGCCCTTCAGTGTTCAGACCAAGAGCAAAGAACAGCACATTTATGAGTCAACAGGGATGTGCTGAGCATCCCATGTGCTTAAACGCAGTGTCAGTCACAGGGCCTGGCCCCGGAGAAACGAGGACAGCAGAGGGAAACGGACGAGGGGACAGTGACAGCTGGGCGCTCAGCTGTGTGGCGCCAGATACAAATGCGTGAGAGTGAAGGAATCTGTGCGGCCCCTCTAGCACGGAGCCCGCCTGATACACGAATAAACCCAAGCTGTGTTTCGTGTCACTGGTGTCACCATCTTCTCCGCTCCGGAAGAGTCTCGGGGCTCGTTAGCAGAGCGCGGCAACCACAGGGCAGGGCCATCCCTTCTCCAATGTCTCAGTCACACACCTCCTTCCCTCACATACTGAGTCTCACTCCCCCCCTCCCCGGATGTTTCTGTGTCCCCATCCACTTAGTCTCGGCCCGTGAGGATACAGGCAGAAAGGTGAAGAGCGCGTGGCTAATAATCCTCAAATTCGAAACTCTCCCACCCGCCCCTCTCCTTCCAGGACAACTTCCGTTCTCCGCTTCCTGTCCTATGTTACATAGTCAGTATCTCGTAAGTGTAGCTTATGGGCCTGTCCCTGACTGAGAAGCACACAGTCTGCCGAAGCACAAAACAGAGAGTCTGGCACCGTAAAAGCCTTTCACGCATTCGATCTCTCCTCCTTTCAAGAGTTTACGatccattttaaaaacaactcgGGAGTTCAAAGAAATGGGTTCAAGTTCTGGTTTTGCTCTACAGGGACTGTGTACCTCAGCACGTTTGTTTCTCAGTCGAATTGCGCGATGATCCCTAGGCCCAAGCAGCCTGGAAGAAAGGCCTAAGAATGTATGCAGAGGGACACAGCCCACTCCGGCCAATGTAATTAGACAGGCAGTCAGTGGAGCTGAACAGGAGTCTTCCTTCCTGCACACATCACAAGCCTGACACATCATGACACTATGGTACTTTATCATCCCTGTCAGTGTTGCTTTCTGGGTTGGGGAAAATCTGTGACTACTCGAGATTCCGTCGGACCTCCTGAGTATTGaccgatttaaaaaaaaaaataccgaaTCTCTAGACCAGAAAAGTGTTATCcttgtctggggtggggggtggtggtgcagTAACCCTGGTAAGAGCTAAGCACATGTGGAAACAGGCGAAAGAGTTACGAGGGCAGATGATCAGGTGGATAGATGACTGGTCAGTTGAGGGGAGAGGGCATAACTCTCCCAAATTGTGTTCCAGTAAGTTCCAGTCCGTCTGGTCACAGTCTGAACAATCCCAAGCTGGAGGGTATTGCTTGAATGTGTATGCTTGTCCCCTGGCGGAATGCCCCCTGGGAAGAAGGTATCTTTCCCAAATTAAGAATTCTCCAAAGGGGAGAATGATAAAATACAAGCCCAACCAGCCAGGAGGAAGAACAGGCACAGAGTTATGGTCACCAGCAAAATGTGGCTTATTTCTCAAGTGAAGAGAAGGACGAAAGAGGATCCTATTCAATCCCTTCGTACAGCTGATCCCACGAGACATGTCTCCACATCCTGAGACGGCAGAAGCCAGAGGAAGCGGGGACAAAGGCGGCCAGGGAGGACAGGCACAGGTCCCACTCACCTGCACGTGCTGCTCTTTGATGCAGACCAACACGGTATAGACACCAGGCTCCTTGGGGGTGTAGGAGACGCGGTATGTCCCATCCTGGTTATCGTGCACCAGCGCTCTGACCGGACTGAATGCAGATGGGGTTCAGAAAACCACTCACTCACAGGCCTGCTGGGGCCGCCCACCGCTTGAGGTGTGAACCCTACACCATTCCCCCCAACGTTCACTTGAAATGTCCCCCAAGCAGGACGTCCTTCCATTGGTCTCggaaattaattttataacagAAGGGAAGCAACGTAAATGCTGATTTAATGTGGTGTACAGAGGGATTCCTTGAACGAGCTCCTGTGTCCTCTCTGATGGGCTTGCTGTACCCTCTGGCTCTCCTTCGTCCTCTGATTTCAGAGACACATGAATATACTCCCAGCCCAGTGGAGTAGCAAAGTGGGGCTGAATTTTGAGAAGGGGCCCATTCGGTCTAACATAAGAGTATTTTTCAGACAAGCGGAGGGGCGGAGCAGACCTTTGGGAGAGAGTGGAGTATTGGCATAAAACCCGCGCAAGAAAACACATCTCCAGCTGGTCATATCACATTTTTTAATAgcagctggggggcggggcgtAGGATGTAACTACTCCAGGTACACCTCCCCAACTGCAAAGGGGCCTCAAGTGTCCAGTTTTGTCACTGCTTATTACCCTTGACACCTGGCTGTGTAATACACACCTGTCTTTCTTATCTTTAGGGATGACCGCGACTTGCACGCCGTCTCCTCCCCGGCCCATGCTCTCTCCTGCCGCATCCTTACACAGCAGGGTGAAAGAGGCTGTCTGTTTCTCCTGGGCCCGGTGGAGATCTGCGGAAGATAAACACTCAGTCCTCACCTCAAAGGCCAGCCAGGGTGACTGCATCCCCAGATCAGACACCATCTTGCTGCTTCCCTTTAGAGCAAAAGGTCATGCTTCCTGTTTACAGTAATCGCCctgctccctttctcttctcttcctgctctggCCCCCAGAGCATACCTCCTGGGAGTCCCTCCTGGCGAGCCTGGCTGTCTCTCAGCCAGTTGCTGCTCTTGGATCACACAGGATCCTGAACCTTAACTGCAGCCCTAAAGGGAGCTCTGAAAATACGCAGGACAGACCTACATATTCAGAGCCGAAAACCTCTAGACCCTGTGAGGGAAGTTCATAAGCCCAAAGCTACCCTCTCTGAGATGCAGATCATGCTGGAATGGGCAGGGGGTACAGCTGATCAGACCAGACCCTTCAGCACTTGAGCCAAGCTGCCAGGGAAATATTCAGTAGGTGCAGCCTCTGGGCCAGCAGATGCAACGGGGCTTCTTCACTTGGGGCTCATGAACTACCATGTGGTCTCTGGAGAGGCTTACGGGGGATCAAAGAATCTCCAGAAGTGGGGTGCCCAAATTAGTGGATGTTCTTGGGGAGAGATCATTCTCAAAGGGATCTATGACCTCCAAAAGGCTAAGAATTCCCGTGCCGGAGGCAGGCTGCATCTACGGTACAGTCTGCCCATCAGGACTGATCTCTGACATATCTATGTTTGAATAACTGCCTCCTTTAGGAACAGAAGGGCCAAAGGAAATTGTTTCTCCCCCTACCGAATGAAATGCCTTATCTTTTAAATGTCAAGATGTGGCTTACATAAACCAAGAAGGGCACAGAAGAAAGTACGCTCTAACCTTGTCTTCCTCACTCCTCTGAAACTCTCTTCGGAATGATCCAAGCCCTCTGGGGCCCTGCCATGCTCCTCTACAGGCAGGCAGGATTTCACCCCGGCCTATCCTGGTATCGTCTTTGGGCACTGCCTCTGCTCGATCATCTGATAGACACAGCATGCTCCTTTGAGATCCTTGCTAGTTACTACTTTGCTCAGCTGGAAAAGGGTCAAGCCTCACCCCTGTATGAGTACTAACTGCACCCTGGCCAGAACGAAACAGAAAGAAAGGGCAAGGGAGGGGGTCACTGTCCTTTAGATCATATGGCTCTCTCCCGCGGTAAACTGGTCGGTAGGAAACTCTTCCTAGCTGGATGAAGGCCCCAGCTAAAAGAGCCACACCTCTTTAAACACCATGTCCCCGTCCACTGCCCTCTCAAGGCCAGCAGGAAATGCCTCCTACCTTCTCCTTGAAGGACACATTTGGCTGGATCGACCTCTTTGGTACTGATGGCCCCATAAACTTCATAGCCACGGCACCGGCCTGCTTTCTGCTGAGGAGAGAAGCATATCTTATCGTTTACTCCAGGATGGATACTACATTCGACTTTGTTCAGCTTTGTGAGCCGTTCTACTACCACCCCCTTGGTGATGAGGATCTCCAAGTCTGAGCCACTGGTCAGCAGGTGCTCTGTGAACTCCACACCAGTCCGCATGTCAGCTAGCAGCTGCTCTAGCTGGGCCTTCTGTAGCTGTAGGGAGTTTTCCTTCTGGACCCGTATGTCTTCCAGCTGCTTCAGCAGCTTGTCCCGGTGCTCCTCAATGGCCTTGATGTAGCCCTCAGAGAATGTTCGCACGTCAGCGGCCACAGCCCCCACCTGCGCCTGGAGGGCGCTCTTCATCCCTTTGATCTGTGCGAGGGCTTCCTCCAACGCCTCCACGTGGGGCTGGGTGCCTCTGAGGAGCTCCCGCACTGAGTCCCCATGCTTGTGGATAACATTGCTCGTGAAGTCACAGGGGTGCTCCCGGTGCGCCCCCACCACGCAGTCCTGGCACACGGGCTGGTCGCAGAGCTCACAGAACAGCCTCAGGTCCTCTGCAGGGTGCACAGGACACAAAACGGGCTTCCCGATCCTGCTGCAGCCTTTTAAGTCTTTTCGGTCCACCATCGTATGGTAAGTTGTCTTCTTCTGCCGCCTGGGGACAGAGTCAGGGACAGGAAATTAGGGGACGATTCGGTTGGGAAACGATCTTGGCAGTTTTCAGTGCATGGCTCGGAAGTCAAAGAGATCTGAGTTCAGTCCCTTGCTCTGACCTCTTAACTATGCGATCCTCTCGGATTCCAGTTCCTCCTCATCTGTATGGGGAGGGAATAACACCTACTTGAAAAAGCTACTACCTTGAATAAAATGATTGTAGACTATGGCTCTCGGGCCTGGGACGGGACTTTGCCAAAGGCTGCAACACGAAGGCTACAGCCTGGAACTTTCTCTGAAGCGTTAGTTTGGCAAGTTGAGACAAGAGGCACGGCCTACTCCTTCAGCAAGCTAGAGGTGAGAGCATGGTGGGAATCCAGCACCAAGAGACAGAAACTGTGCTGCGTGGCACAGCAATAAACCCCCGGCAATTAAAAAGTGTCCAGCTGGCCCCGACAGAGTCTCCCTCCACTTTCACTTGAGATTTTGGTAAAGCATTTCCTTTGACCAGAGATTGCATCACCCAAAGCAGCAAGCTAAGAATTTTCCCCAAGAGTCATCGGCATTAGAAAGACTGAAATCAATGGTCAGTAGGATCACAGCTCTCCGCTAATTCCCCTTTTCTGTAGCCCTCTAGAGATTCAGGGGAATCCCTAGGAAACCCAGTGACTGTTGAGAGATCCCCCGGTAGCAGGAGACCACCTCAGAGCTCGCATGCCTATTCTGGCACCGGAAGAGTGGCTGTAGAAAAAAACAGGGTCAGCTGTTTAGCTGGCAGCAAAGGTAGTCATAACTAGAAGTTAAAAACAGGAAGACTGAAGAGTAACTTGCTCTGTTGGTGAGACCAGAAACCAAATGGAGGGcagaatttaaaaactattttaagctAAATCCAaaatcttggctattttaaattcGGATGTCctggaatgggggagggggcagagaagggaCAAAGAGTGATTCATGTGACTGGCTATTCACCAAATGccaaaaaagacataaatctGCACCCCAACGAGCACCTATCGGCCCACATCACCAAGCTCCAGAGTCACTCTAGGGTACAAGGTCAAGGCTGCGGTGGGGCCCCGCCAAATAGCACCTTATATTGGGAAGGCAGCATGGATTACCAGAAAGAGCACAGAATGCagtcagaagacctggatttAAAACTAGgttctgagggcgcctgggtggctcggtcgttaggcgtctgccttcggcctcaggtcatggtcccagggtcctgggatcgagccccgcatggggctccctgctcggtccccctgcttgtgttccctctcgctgtgtctctgtcaaataaataaataaaaacaaaacaaaaaaacctgggtTCTGTTATACACTACTTACCAGCTGTGGAACCTTGTCAAATCACATTTtgctgagcttcagtttcctcaaataaTAAACGGGAGTGAAAACAGTGCTTGCTTTTCTATAAGAGCTACAAGGCATCAAATGCGATCAAGGCCAGGGGCTATGCTATTATATTCATTCTTCTCTGTTTATCCAGCACCCACCACAATTATTCACCATACAAAGGATTGATGATCCAAGGAAACTGTGAGTGTGCTTTGCAAACTGAAAAGGGCTACACAAACCTTTGCTTCTACGGGGTATTATGTAAGGCTGCAGGAGTTAACTACCACTCTGGAGTATTTATCACAGCGTATACTCTCTTTGGCCTTACAGGGCATTTGAGAGAGCTTTCCTTCCCATCTGCCTCACCCAGGGATTTCTGGCTTGACACCTCTTTGTATTCTGCTCTTAAGCTgcaaggaggggggtgggggtggggatcccGACTTTACCTATGCGCCTGGCAGCAGAAGTGACAGAGATTGGCTTTGCAGGTCTGACATCTCTTCTCCACTTCTCTGTTGCTGCACAGGTCACACACCAGGCCCTGGCCTTCCCCTTGAAGACTCTCCAGCATCACATCATTCATGGCCAGGTGGTCTATGGTTAAAGCCTTCACTCCACCCATGGGCAGGTCCACCTGAGCATCACATACGGGACAGAGGATGCCGATCTGCAGCTGCAGACTGGGAGGCTTGAGTTCCTGGAATATTGACCCCTCAGAGCTTGTGTCAgagtctccccctctgatgtccACTATTGAGAAGGGTTCCAGCTGCTCCAGACACGTGGTACAAACTGTGTGCAAACAAGGCAAGAGCCTGGGGGCTTTGAAAAGCCCCATGCACAAAGGGCAGTGAGTCTTGCCTGAGTTCCCAAGCGCTGTCCCACTGGGGAG is from Zalophus californianus isolate mZalCal1 chromosome 4, mZalCal1.pri.v2, whole genome shotgun sequence and encodes:
- the TRIM45 gene encoding tripartite motif-containing protein 45 isoform X2 codes for the protein MSEKRKPLLGFVGKLPSGTALGNSGKTHCPLCMGLFKAPRLLPCLHTVCTTCLEQLEPFSIVDIRGGDSDTSSEGSIFQELKPPSLQLQIGILCPVCDAQVDLPMGGVKALTIDHLAMNDVMLESLQGEGQGLVCDLCSNREVEKRCQTCKANLCHFCCQAHRRQKKTTYHTMVDRKDLKGCSRIGKPVLCPVHPAEDLRLFCELCDQPVCQDCVVGAHREHPCDFTSNVIHKHGDSVRELLRGTQPHVEALEEALAQIKGMKSALQAQVGAVAADVRTFSEGYIKAIEEHRDKLLKQLEDIRVQKENSLQLQKAQLEQLLADMRTGVEFTEHLLTSGSDLEILITKGVVVERLTKLNKVECSIHPGVNDKICFSPQQKAGRCRGYEVYGAISTKEVDPAKCVLQGEDLHRAQEKQTASFTLLCKDAAGESMGRGGDGVQVAVIPKDKKDSPVRALVHDNQDGTYRVSYTPKEPGVYTVLVCIKEQHVQGSPFTVTVRKRHRPHPGVFQGCTFCSSGGQKTAHCGGTMPGGYLGCGHGHKGHLGRPHWSCCGKFAEKSECTWTGGQNAPRSLLRTVAL
- the TRIM45 gene encoding tripartite motif-containing protein 45 isoform X1, whose translation is MSEKRKPLLGFVGKLPSGTALGNSGKTHCPLCMGLFKAPRLLPCLHTVCTTCLEQLEPFSIVDIRGGDSDTSSEGSIFQELKPPSLQLQIGILCPVCDAQVDLPMGGVKALTIDHLAMNDVMLESLQGEGQGLVCDLCSNREVEKRCQTCKANLCHFCCQAHRFHSWRQKKTTYHTMVDRKDLKGCSRIGKPVLCPVHPAEDLRLFCELCDQPVCQDCVVGAHREHPCDFTSNVIHKHGDSVRELLRGTQPHVEALEEALAQIKGMKSALQAQVGAVAADVRTFSEGYIKAIEEHRDKLLKQLEDIRVQKENSLQLQKAQLEQLLADMRTGVEFTEHLLTSGSDLEILITKGVVVERLTKLNKVECSIHPGVNDKICFSPQQKAGRCRGYEVYGAISTKEVDPAKCVLQGEDLHRAQEKQTASFTLLCKDAAGESMGRGGDGVQVAVIPKDKKDSPVRALVHDNQDGTYRVSYTPKEPGVYTVLVCIKEQHVQGSPFTVTVRKRHRPHPGVFQGCTFCSSGGQKTAHCGGTMPGGYLGCGHGHKGHLGRPHWSCCGKFAEKSECTWTGGQNAPRSLLRTVAL